One Turneriella parva DSM 21527 genomic region harbors:
- a CDS encoding DUF1156 domain-containing protein → MTDKTFIETQFPVSKVSKESYKERMANYSQTLTGLGKWWGRKPLVLVRATIVGLLMPASDNPEKDREIFLKIMTMDEEGLWLRYLAKEGKLPAKTIYEILTDEEHHVRVLKALQKVDHGLTLPMFEADRKDQAKVWQDYFNVDGERVSWAKFSKETGDHVKGALERIAFSALYYDEKLNYCVRPEQIAGPSAAAFKEINAHLGTKARNLQELIHELGQRRFGHNPKVGDAFCGGGSIPFEAARLGCDVYASDLNPVAALLTWAAIHIVGGGPEVAEQVKKAQQEVYDAVDQQICEWGIEHNVKGHRADAYLYCVEVKDPETGWMVPLAPSWIIGEKTKTVAILVPDEKKKRYDIQIKMDASAAEMKAAKEGTVKSNYVVHPKNPNPIPMSIIRRENQGGLRLWENEDVVPRPDDVFQERLYCIRWVVPPAHERVRTLVKLARLQRDNEEHKLILDEISEAQVKNLKKATGIDFSGYSYSVDNYAIRKVIKDHGDSDHEEKRGQIAVTDEAFELIPYVLENYDKVSVSPEKNKRGLEVLIFEKRINGAIFYLTETRTGKKELSLNTMYIRRGRDNALADPAPSSGTLPLEDDNDHFRELCQELIKKSVSKEYRYYTAPDHADLQREAKVLSLLQARFSDWQKVGHIPSRKIEPGEKTDEPIRNRGWSHWHHLYNPRQLLANGAFLQESDGCQRLPYIYFLLVIATSGNRNSRLVSWVPSYGVETTDQVFTNQALNTKYNFGCRGLLGYLSILGNVINEQNTQFNQIKNHSEVATTDSIELRTTNDLWLTDPPYADAVNYHELSEFFLTWYERKLTKVFPDWVVDSRRDLAIKGNSEDFRRSMVKAYTNLAKHMSANGLQVVMFTHQDAGVWADLAVILWASGLQVTSAWTIATETTSALKEGNYVQGTVLLILRKNTSTEVAFLDEMVPRIEQEVKAQVESMERIEDKEEPNFSDTDYQLAAYAAALRIITGYRQIEDLNVERELSRSAKDAKSPLESIIENARNVAAAIRIPEAFDILLWKSISPEERYYLRGLDFESKGENKAGAFQELAKNYGIRDYTELLGSVKANETRVKTAAEFASAQMSGDGFAASTLRHLLYAIHVAVTDESPETGRNYLRSELPDFWSRRQNIIKLLEYLARFEHSVRHRSAEFKMAALLAGVLANDAG, encoded by the coding sequence ATGACCGATAAAACCTTCATAGAAACGCAGTTTCCTGTCTCCAAAGTTTCCAAAGAATCTTACAAGGAGCGCATGGCCAACTACAGCCAGACGCTCACGGGCCTCGGCAAATGGTGGGGGCGCAAACCTTTGGTTCTGGTGCGTGCTACCATCGTCGGGTTGCTGATGCCTGCGAGTGACAACCCCGAGAAAGACCGCGAGATTTTCCTCAAGATTATGACCATGGACGAAGAAGGTCTGTGGCTGCGCTACCTTGCAAAAGAAGGAAAACTTCCGGCTAAGACGATATACGAAATACTCACCGACGAAGAACATCATGTACGAGTTTTGAAGGCGCTGCAAAAAGTCGATCACGGCCTGACGTTGCCGATGTTCGAAGCAGACCGCAAAGACCAGGCCAAGGTTTGGCAGGATTACTTCAACGTCGATGGTGAACGTGTCAGTTGGGCTAAATTCTCGAAAGAAACGGGCGACCATGTGAAAGGTGCATTGGAGCGCATTGCTTTCAGCGCTCTGTACTATGACGAGAAGCTGAATTACTGTGTCAGGCCCGAGCAGATCGCAGGGCCATCCGCCGCAGCATTCAAAGAAATCAATGCTCATCTGGGTACGAAAGCACGGAATCTGCAAGAGCTGATTCATGAACTCGGTCAACGTCGTTTCGGCCACAACCCCAAAGTCGGTGACGCCTTCTGTGGTGGCGGTAGCATTCCGTTTGAAGCGGCACGCCTCGGCTGTGACGTCTATGCCTCTGACCTAAACCCGGTCGCTGCCCTTTTAACCTGGGCTGCAATCCACATTGTTGGTGGTGGGCCTGAGGTTGCCGAACAAGTCAAGAAAGCACAGCAAGAAGTCTATGATGCCGTCGATCAGCAGATCTGTGAATGGGGCATTGAGCACAACGTCAAGGGCCATCGCGCCGATGCTTACTTGTACTGTGTCGAAGTCAAAGACCCGGAGACAGGTTGGATGGTACCGCTGGCGCCGTCATGGATCATCGGCGAAAAGACTAAGACCGTTGCGATACTCGTACCCGATGAAAAGAAAAAGCGCTACGACATTCAAATCAAAATGGATGCCTCGGCTGCGGAAATGAAAGCAGCGAAAGAAGGCACTGTTAAAAGTAACTATGTCGTTCATCCGAAAAACCCGAACCCGATACCGATGTCGATCATTCGCCGCGAGAACCAGGGCGGGCTGAGGCTTTGGGAAAATGAGGATGTCGTACCGCGCCCAGACGATGTCTTTCAGGAACGGCTCTACTGCATTCGCTGGGTGGTGCCGCCCGCACACGAGCGCGTGCGTACGCTGGTGAAGCTTGCCCGCCTGCAACGGGATAATGAAGAACACAAATTGATATTGGATGAAATCAGCGAAGCGCAGGTCAAGAATCTGAAAAAAGCAACCGGCATCGATTTCAGCGGGTATTCTTATTCAGTAGACAACTACGCCATACGCAAGGTCATCAAAGACCATGGCGACTCCGACCATGAGGAAAAGCGCGGGCAGATCGCGGTTACGGACGAGGCGTTTGAGCTGATTCCCTATGTGCTGGAAAACTATGACAAGGTTTCGGTATCGCCAGAAAAGAACAAGCGCGGTCTGGAAGTTTTGATTTTCGAAAAGCGTATCAATGGCGCCATTTTCTATCTGACAGAAACCCGTACGGGTAAAAAAGAGCTGAGCCTTAATACTATGTATATACGAAGGGGGCGTGACAATGCCCTTGCGGACCCTGCACCATCGTCCGGAACGCTCCCCCTTGAGGACGACAACGACCATTTCCGTGAGCTGTGTCAAGAATTAATCAAGAAGTCAGTTTCAAAAGAGTACCGGTACTATACTGCTCCCGATCATGCGGATTTACAGCGCGAGGCGAAGGTTTTGTCTTTGCTTCAGGCAAGGTTTTCTGACTGGCAGAAGGTCGGCCATATTCCATCTCGCAAGATCGAACCTGGCGAGAAGACCGACGAACCGATAAGGAATCGTGGATGGTCACATTGGCATCACTTGTATAATCCAAGGCAACTGCTTGCGAATGGGGCATTTTTGCAAGAATCCGATGGATGTCAGAGACTGCCTTACATCTACTTTCTATTAGTGATTGCAACTTCGGGAAACAGGAATTCTCGATTGGTTAGTTGGGTGCCATCATATGGCGTAGAAACAACAGATCAAGTTTTCACTAATCAGGCCCTAAATACAAAATACAACTTTGGATGTCGAGGGTTGCTGGGATATTTGTCTATACTTGGAAATGTAATCAACGAGCAAAACACCCAGTTCAATCAAATCAAAAATCATTCTGAAGTTGCGACAACCGATTCAATCGAGTTAAGGACAACGAACGACCTGTGGCTCACGGACCCACCGTATGCCGATGCCGTCAACTATCATGAGCTATCCGAGTTCTTTCTGACTTGGTATGAAAGAAAACTCACGAAGGTCTTTCCTGACTGGGTGGTCGATTCGCGACGCGACTTAGCAATCAAGGGCAACAGTGAAGATTTCCGTCGCTCTATGGTAAAAGCATACACTAACCTTGCTAAGCATATGTCGGCCAATGGACTGCAAGTTGTCATGTTCACGCACCAAGATGCGGGTGTCTGGGCTGACTTAGCGGTTATACTCTGGGCGTCAGGCTTGCAGGTGACTTCTGCCTGGACTATCGCAACGGAGACCACGTCCGCATTGAAAGAAGGTAACTATGTACAGGGCACAGTGTTACTTATCCTTCGCAAGAATACATCCACTGAAGTTGCATTTCTCGACGAAATGGTGCCGCGCATTGAACAAGAAGTAAAAGCCCAAGTCGAATCGATGGAACGAATAGAAGACAAAGAAGAACCCAACTTCTCTGACACCGACTACCAGCTCGCCGCCTATGCCGCTGCTCTCAGAATCATCACTGGCTACCGCCAGATCGAAGACCTCAACGTAGAGCGCGAACTCTCGCGTTCAGCAAAAGATGCCAAGAGCCCTCTCGAAAGCATCATCGAGAACGCCCGCAACGTGGCAGCGGCTATCCGCATTCCCGAAGCATTTGATATTCTGCTCTGGAAATCCATTTCACCCGAGGAACGCTATTACCTGCGCGGCCTCGACTTCGAATCGAAAGGTGAAAACAAGGCCGGTGCCTTTCAGGAGCTCGCCAAGAACTACGGCATTCGCGACTACACCGAACTTCTCGGCAGCGTCAAAGCCAATGAAACGCGGGTCAAGACCGCAGCAGAATTCGCGTCAGCCCAGATGTCGGGTGATGGTTTCGCCGCTTCTACGCTCCGCCACTTGCTCTACGCCATTCACGTTGCCGTGACCGACGAAAGCCCTGAAACGGGGCGCAACTATCTGCGCAGCGAACTGCCTGATTTCTGGTCGAGGCGGCAGAACATTATCAAACTGCTCGAATACCTGGCGCGATTTGAGCACAGCGTTCGTCATCGCAGCGCAGAGTTCAAAATGGCGGCACTATTGGCAGGGGTGCTGGCAAACGACGCCGGTTAA
- a CDS encoding phospholipase D-like domain-containing anti-phage protein: protein MISRYSSRLIRHGGESLGQSFLAEKLSRAKAYDRIAGFFSPSIIQVAGEEIAAIGKVRVVANSKITFNLYAASREPSMPAFKQALWNEWCEFELPEKPISGSVLERLYHLLNTGRMEVRILPDDRFGLIHGKAGVITFHDGSKTAFMGSANESITAWQLNYELVWEDNAPEAVTWVQNEFDSLWGDAHALTLTEEIIKDIQRTAKRKVFSIPEWHGNPNPAAPIIESPVYRHQNGLWNHQKYFVQRAFEEHKRYDGARLILADQVGLGKTLQLAMAAQLIALHGKYPVLIIVPKTLMQQWQEEFWNLLEVPSAYWTGSSWVDENGVEHEKGGQYIQHCPRRIGIISQGLISRRGNAYSTILKGNYECVIIDEAHRARRKSMGSNPENESRPEVNNLLDFIQQIATKTKTLLLATATPVQLHPIEAWDLLSALSIGKPHVLGNEYSPWRQPSQALEMLNQSAERLDDVEFWNWIRNPLPPADEKDETGVLPFRSIRNTLNMEDAVAVADLEAQADMDAPTKSKVRNLKASYFRYHNPFIRNIIRRKRSYLEETIDPETNKPYLQKVEVKLFGEDDIEALELPGYLQDAYDAAVEYCRLLAKRTRSAGFLQTLLLRRIGSSMVAGLNTARKLLGEARNEEFDMEEEDSTEFEDVIPEQGSSKNTPEENEMLTRIVNALADRLDADPKYNRVIHLLDHGATDTGPWLDRGCILFSQYYDTAEYVASRLSAHYHDLTIGLYAGSQKSAIYQDGRKTRIEREKIKRMVKAGEIKLIVGTDAASEGLNLQILGSLINLDLPWNPTRLEQRKGRIQRIGQRFEKVYVYNMRYLKSVEDAVHARLSARLNDIHDLFGQIPDTLEDVWVHTALGRIEEAQNRINAVVQKHPFDIRYNTNANITGPKWEECSEVLNKVERLELLGSGWR, encoded by the coding sequence ATGATTTCGCGCTATTCTTCAAGGCTCATCAGGCACGGCGGTGAAAGCCTCGGCCAGAGCTTTCTGGCAGAAAAGCTGTCACGCGCCAAGGCGTACGATCGCATCGCGGGCTTTTTCAGCCCGTCGATCATACAGGTGGCCGGTGAAGAAATTGCGGCCATCGGCAAAGTGCGTGTTGTCGCCAATTCAAAGATCACGTTCAATCTCTATGCGGCGAGCCGGGAGCCATCGATGCCCGCCTTCAAGCAGGCACTGTGGAATGAATGGTGTGAGTTTGAGCTGCCTGAAAAGCCAATCTCAGGCTCGGTTCTCGAACGGCTGTACCACTTGCTGAACACAGGCAGAATGGAAGTGCGTATTCTGCCCGACGATCGCTTTGGGCTCATTCACGGCAAAGCCGGAGTGATCACGTTTCACGATGGCAGCAAGACTGCCTTTATGGGCAGCGCGAATGAATCCATTACTGCGTGGCAGTTGAATTACGAGCTGGTTTGGGAAGACAATGCCCCAGAAGCAGTAACCTGGGTTCAAAACGAGTTTGATAGTTTGTGGGGTGATGCGCACGCTTTGACCCTGACCGAAGAAATTATCAAAGACATTCAGCGGACTGCCAAGCGCAAGGTCTTCTCGATTCCCGAATGGCATGGAAATCCCAACCCTGCCGCTCCGATAATCGAAAGCCCTGTCTATCGCCACCAGAACGGTTTATGGAACCATCAGAAATATTTTGTTCAGCGAGCCTTTGAAGAGCACAAACGCTATGACGGTGCCCGCCTCATTCTCGCGGATCAGGTCGGTCTCGGCAAAACTCTGCAGCTCGCCATGGCCGCGCAACTGATTGCTCTCCATGGCAAATATCCAGTGCTCATCATTGTACCCAAGACTCTGATGCAACAGTGGCAAGAGGAATTCTGGAATCTACTCGAAGTTCCCTCCGCCTATTGGACAGGCAGCTCATGGGTAGACGAAAACGGCGTGGAACACGAAAAGGGAGGGCAATACATACAGCATTGTCCCCGGCGTATCGGCATCATTTCGCAAGGACTGATTTCCCGACGCGGTAATGCCTATTCGACTATCCTGAAAGGGAATTACGAATGCGTCATTATCGACGAAGCGCACCGCGCCCGCCGCAAGTCGATGGGCTCGAATCCGGAAAACGAGTCGCGCCCCGAGGTGAACAACTTGCTGGATTTCATTCAGCAGATCGCAACAAAGACAAAGACGCTGCTTCTGGCAACCGCCACCCCGGTTCAGCTGCACCCTATCGAAGCCTGGGATCTCCTGAGCGCCTTGTCGATCGGAAAACCGCATGTTCTGGGCAATGAATACAGCCCGTGGCGCCAACCATCGCAGGCGCTCGAGATGCTGAATCAATCGGCTGAGCGCCTCGACGATGTCGAGTTTTGGAACTGGATTCGTAATCCTTTGCCCCCGGCCGATGAAAAAGACGAAACGGGTGTACTGCCATTTCGGTCGATTCGCAACACGCTGAACATGGAAGACGCTGTGGCTGTCGCTGATCTCGAAGCCCAGGCTGACATGGACGCACCGACCAAAAGCAAGGTGCGCAATCTCAAGGCTTCGTACTTCAGGTACCACAATCCTTTCATCCGTAATATAATCCGTAGAAAGCGTAGTTATTTAGAAGAAACGATCGATCCTGAGACGAATAAGCCCTATCTGCAGAAGGTCGAGGTGAAGCTTTTCGGCGAAGATGACATTGAAGCGCTCGAGCTCCCCGGTTATCTGCAAGACGCATACGATGCGGCGGTCGAGTATTGCCGGCTGCTGGCAAAGCGTACACGCAGTGCGGGCTTCTTACAGACCCTTCTTCTGCGCCGCATTGGTAGTTCGATGGTTGCAGGCCTCAACACCGCCCGCAAGCTGCTCGGTGAAGCGCGCAACGAAGAATTTGACATGGAAGAGGAAGACAGCACCGAGTTTGAAGATGTAATTCCAGAACAGGGCTCCTCGAAAAATACCCCAGAAGAAAACGAAATGCTGACCCGCATTGTGAATGCCCTGGCAGATCGACTCGACGCCGACCCAAAATATAACCGCGTGATTCATCTGCTCGACCACGGTGCCACCGATACGGGGCCTTGGCTCGATCGCGGCTGTATACTCTTCAGCCAATATTACGATACCGCGGAATATGTCGCCAGCCGCCTCTCGGCACATTACCATGACCTCACCATCGGCCTCTATGCCGGTTCACAAAAATCTGCCATCTATCAAGACGGGCGCAAGACCCGTATCGAACGCGAGAAAATCAAGCGCATGGTCAAGGCCGGTGAGATCAAACTCATCGTTGGCACCGACGCAGCCAGCGAAGGCTTAAACCTGCAGATTCTCGGCTCGCTCATCAATCTCGACTTACCCTGGAACCCGACGCGCCTCGAACAACGCAAGGGACGGATTCAGCGCATTGGCCAGCGCTTTGAGAAGGTATATGTTTACAACATGCGCTACCTCAAATCTGTCGAAGACGCTGTCCATGCCCGCCTGTCCGCTCGCCTCAACGACATCCACGACCTGTTCGGGCAAATTCCCGACACCCTCGAAGATGTTTGGGTGCACACCGCCCTGGGGCGCATCGAAGAAGCGCAGAATCGCATCAACGCAGTCGTGCAGAAGCATCCGTTTGATATTCGGTATAATACCAACGCAAATATCACGGGTCCGAAGTGGGAGGAATGTTCGGAGGTGTTGAATAAGGTGGAAAGGTTGGAGTTGCTTGGGAGTGGGTGGCGGTAG
- a CDS encoding TIR domain-containing protein, whose product MLEDDNDDEFEEEFKVFVSHGRSPLWNEVERFVRTQLEIDVVILKDQVNRGRTVIEKLEEETDECHYAIIVMTAEDEQADGTIRARQNVVHEIGFFQGKFGRENVLVLRQDSVEEFSNIAGIVYEPFSGNNIQSTFERIRSEIDDALERFLEEDEDEDEED is encoded by the coding sequence ATGTTGGAAGATGATAATGATGACGAGTTTGAAGAAGAGTTTAAGGTTTTCGTGTCACACGGACGAAGCCCCTTATGGAACGAAGTGGAACGGTTCGTGCGAACGCAGCTTGAAATTGATGTTGTAATACTGAAAGACCAAGTGAACCGCGGCAGGACTGTCATCGAAAAGCTCGAAGAAGAAACGGATGAGTGCCACTATGCTATTATCGTGATGACTGCCGAAGACGAGCAAGCAGACGGTACTATCAGGGCACGGCAAAATGTCGTCCATGAAATTGGTTTCTTTCAAGGCAAGTTCGGGCGAGAGAATGTCTTGGTTTTGCGGCAGGACTCCGTTGAAGAGTTCTCTAACATCGCTGGCATCGTTTATGAGCCATTCAGTGGGAATAACATTCAATCAACGTTTGAGCGAATCCGCAGCGAGATCGATGATGCCCTGGAGCGATTTCTTGAAGAAGACGAGGATGAAGACGAAGAAGATTGA
- a CDS encoding TIR domain-containing protein: MARSAFYSFHFGGDSWRAAQVRQMGVIEGNQPVNDNDWETVKRGGDSAIQRWIDGQLFGKSVTIVLIGRETAGRRWISYEIEKSWSEGKGLLGIHIHNLKDSGQRQDYKGQNPFAHVSINFGRLNLGGIVPVYDPPYTDSTWVYSHIKSNLASWIEEAIAVRNRF, from the coding sequence ATGGCACGAAGCGCGTTCTACAGTTTTCACTTTGGTGGGGATAGCTGGAGGGCGGCACAAGTTCGCCAGATGGGTGTTATTGAAGGCAATCAACCGGTAAATGACAATGACTGGGAAACAGTGAAGCGTGGTGGCGATTCAGCGATACAACGATGGATTGATGGCCAGCTGTTTGGCAAATCTGTGACGATTGTATTGATCGGACGGGAAACCGCAGGTCGCCGCTGGATAAGCTACGAAATTGAGAAATCTTGGTCCGAAGGCAAGGGACTCTTGGGCATACACATACACAATCTCAAAGACTCGGGCCAAAGGCAGGATTACAAAGGACAGAATCCCTTCGCGCATGTATCTATTAATTTTGGAAGGTTAAATTTGGGTGGGATAGTTCCGGTTTATGATCCCCCATATACAGACAGTACCTGGGTATATTCTCACATAAAAAGCAATCTGGCATCTTGGATCGAAGAAGCGATTGCCGTCCGAAACAGATTTTAG
- a CDS encoding DUF3780 domain-containing protein, with protein sequence MKKKSAAAAHDDLSFGLHPEETAHHFVVNLGDKKGPHVYISEHFEYFESPERRRIEYSVGVQDKALKVILPYEKWKMIEEPIRFEFNQRLLRAGLKSSKFKAGFNVLPRLFGKELLLLCWAIEDADPGQIPTAIKNWQGLKPEERWWLFTMTNAATGQAVSGRNRGWRKAVRFALTENPTE encoded by the coding sequence ATGAAAAAGAAATCTGCGGCCGCTGCACACGATGACCTGAGTTTCGGCTTACATCCCGAGGAGACCGCGCACCATTTTGTGGTGAATCTCGGAGACAAGAAAGGCCCGCATGTGTATATCAGCGAACACTTCGAATATTTTGAGTCACCCGAGAGACGGCGTATTGAGTATTCTGTCGGTGTTCAGGATAAGGCACTCAAAGTCATTCTGCCATACGAAAAGTGGAAGATGATCGAAGAACCGATTCGATTTGAATTCAATCAACGCCTGCTACGCGCTGGTCTGAAAAGCTCGAAGTTCAAGGCCGGTTTTAACGTGTTACCTCGCCTATTTGGCAAAGAGCTCTTATTGCTCTGCTGGGCTATCGAAGATGCCGACCCCGGCCAGATACCCACGGCAATCAAGAACTGGCAAGGCCTCAAACCTGAAGAGCGCTGGTGGCTGTTTACGATGACCAACGCAGCTACCGGTCAGGCGGTTTCAGGACGCAACCGCGGCTGGCGCAAGGCCGTACGCTTTGCCCTCACCGAGAACCCGACGGAATAA
- a CDS encoding toll/interleukin-1 receptor domain-containing protein, with protein sequence MGIFKASELRSLAENSTLLKSRVNKSQAAGQILFAEAKNAVKPADIFLSHSSLDATYIYGLKLKFESYGYGVYIDWIDDAQLDRRNVTLATANTIKERMRSAKCLFFAVSSNASNSKWMPWELGFMDGLRGRAAICPIELSNMTSNDFKGQEYLGVYPYITEEGIKDQNRKTLWVNRNPKTYVRFSEWLQGNSV encoded by the coding sequence ATGGGTATTTTTAAGGCATCCGAATTAAGGTCACTTGCAGAGAACTCCACTCTCCTGAAATCTCGCGTGAACAAGAGCCAAGCAGCGGGGCAAATTTTGTTCGCCGAAGCAAAGAATGCAGTGAAGCCGGCAGACATCTTCTTGTCTCATAGTTCCTTAGATGCAACATACATTTATGGATTAAAGCTGAAATTCGAATCTTATGGCTATGGCGTTTACATCGACTGGATAGATGATGCGCAGCTGGACAGGCGCAATGTCACATTGGCTACGGCGAATACAATTAAGGAAAGAATGCGAAGTGCAAAATGTCTTTTCTTTGCCGTAAGTAGTAATGCGTCCAATTCCAAATGGATGCCATGGGAACTGGGTTTCATGGATGGCTTGAGAGGTAGGGCTGCAATTTGCCCCATTGAGTTGAGCAATATGACCTCTAACGATTTTAAGGGACAAGAATATCTCGGTGTTTATCCCTATATCACAGAGGAAGGCATAAAAGATCAGAACCGCAAAACGCTCTGGGTAAATAGAAATCCAAAAACCTATGTACGATTCTCCGAGTGGCTTCAAGGGAACTCAGTCTGA